Part of the Benincasa hispida cultivar B227 chromosome 12, ASM972705v1, whole genome shotgun sequence genome is shown below.
gaaaagtagataacaaatgaagaaatttgaaggtgagAGTAATATccatatgtttaattttaaaaaataaaaacaaaaacaaaaaacaaaatagttaccaaataagACCTTAATTACTCCTATCTTCAGGCTCTTGGTCCCATATTCATTTGTTAAATCAGTTTTTATCTCAACCTTCTCAACCTCAAGACTCCACTAGTATGTTAAATTAAGTGACCGGTATAACTTAATAAATTAAAGTTAAACTCAACAAAGAAGATGTAGGAGTCAATAACAAGAAGAGTTAGCATTTGCAAGCCATAAAATCTTAGGATCACACGACCAAATCTCTTAGAAATTTAGCTCATAACTAAGAAAGAATGAATAGATTCTATTAATTCAAAAGTCATGATTTCAATATATCTAACTATGATTTCAATATATCTAACTTCTTCGCGCTAAAATAAGTATCAAACATTAacaaatttgttttttcttcatcaattgttgttgatttttaaaCAAACACGTTGAAATAAGTATCAAATATCGGTCAATTTGTGTTTTGTTCTTCGACTTTTGCAATGACTATTTTTCTTCAAAGTTTTATTTGTGACCTATTCATTACTCGCCTCGTTATTTATAACATCCTCCCCATCTTCTTTACTTGTGGCTTCATCTCGTCATGTTGCTACTTCATTAGATCAAACTATATTTTTATGCAAATACATTGTATTTGCTAATATGTATTAACattttgtatatattcatatctcaTTATCCCCAAGCTCTTCTTAggtaatatttttcttattacaAATTTATGACAAAGAGCCTCCTTTCCATGTGCTGCCAAATTTTGGTAATCCAAAAATGCTCTGAAGAGTAAATCTCATATATTCTGTAACTATATgcctacttttttttagttttagatATAAATCTATCGTCTTTTTTACCATTTGttcaatcttttcaaaatttcacaTTTTCATTAATCTATCATCTTTTCTAtcgtttatttaaaattttcaaaacttcacatctctattaatatattatattttctattcgtttgtttaaaattttcaaattttcacaaatcTATTAATCTATTATCTTTTCTATCCGCTTGTTTaaaaacttcaaaatttcatatcTTTGTTAATCTATTATCTTTTATAttcggattttttttttcaaaatttcatatctttatttcattcatatttaccttttagaactatataattttcaaattttcgtatcttcatttttattcctatttactttttaaaacatataGGGAGTGTTTAGCAAGTTAGATTATATGTGGAATTAGATTGTTCGTGCTTGGAGTTTTTGGGTTAAGTAAAGTTGAAACGTCTGTATTTGGGGTGTTGAGTTAAGTTGAGTAGAATCAGAAAGtgtgttgagttgagtttggGTATGTGGTGcagttttttaaacaaaatttattttgtcttggaatttttcccaattttttttttttaatttccaactACACATATTTTCCTAAACTCTTAACactaaaaatgtttaattattttctctctcttaatatATAACGAATACATACAAAGTAAATACATACTAAACataaaatatgatttcaatttttgaacactcaattacataaaatatatatttgtttccATTCCTAAATACTAAACATATTCAAAATAAATGCAAACTTTTCACAACTACTTAGCACTCAATCGTGAACATTGAAGAAacttgaaaattgttttttcttATTGAAAAATGTAACATACTTTCACCACATAACTTAACACTCAATTATATTAGAATAAAgctaaatgcaaataaaattaaaatcaaacatacTATATTATACCtaataaaatgaacattttatctAATCCTTAACCCTTACTTTTTAaccctcaattaattttaattcaaccataatgttaattaaaacaaagcaaaacaaatttttatctTGTTTCTTGCCTATTTTGAAAtatgaatttcaattttgatggttaattgttttgttttgttttgttttttttttttgttgttgttgttttttttttttttttttttttttttgtgtgtgtaaaTGTTTGATTCTTTATATTTTACACTAATACaatgaaatgatttttttttttttttgtgcaagcTCGTTTTTTGCAAACATTTTTTATAGTTAGTTTTTATGGTTAAGCCTAATTTGCCGGTTACAAGTGAAATAATAGTATCCACAAAAATGTCTATGTTATGTAGAAAAACGCATAAAAATAAATAGCACTCGATACATCACAAATTATTCCCAACTTTTAAACGAAATTTATACTATAAAAAGTAGACTCTAAATGTAAAACTAATGAACCTCGAGCTAATTATTGAAATAATTGTGCAAATAATTTAGGTTCTACGAATATGATAACAAACTATAATTATATTAGAATAAAgctaaatgcaaataaaattaaaatcaaacatacTATATTATACCTTCAATGATTAGAAATGAATTATATCAAAACACCAAGATTAAATAGGGTTGTCATTAAGGATCTTGTTAGAGGTGGTCTTCGTTGAAGTTGGTTGTCTGAGGTGAATGTTATTGTTGGTTGACAAAGGTAATGTTCATCAGGACCGATAATCAAAGATGCTATTTGTTGAAGTTGTCGTCGAAGGTGGTTGCCAGAGTCCGGAGTTGGTAATCGGAAATCTGCAAGCAAAGGTGGTTGTTGGATCAGTATGTCGTCGGAGTTGTTTGTGTGAAGAtggtcatcggagttggtcGATAGAGTTCTCATCAAAAGTGGTTGCCAGAGCTCGAAGTTGGTTGACGAAGGTGTCATCAGAGTGTGATAGTAGTAGTCGTCGACAGTGGCTAATGGGTAGAACCATTGAACACATTAGAGGGGAATGAGAGAGTTTGGGTGAGTTGATGGGAGAGTTGGGTTAAGTTTAAGTGTATTggtaaaaaacaaaacaaaacaaaaagaactcaactccaccaatatttaaatttggtggGGGTAAATACTGAGTTGGTAatttttaccaactcaactcaatccaTGTTGGTGTACCAAACACCCTGTTgatattgtttgtttttaatatgtttctttaaatttaattatatgtagatcgtatttttgttttgttttcttttaattttaaatatattatgcAAATACTATCTTAGACATTCTAAATCCTTTTTCTTAATggtttgaaggaaatcaaacacgaggattccatgagcagcggaatgatcgtttcaaattccatttgaaattgaacactaacaattacagtcaacaAACGGAAACTAATTGGTCATGCAATatatgaaattacagcatgatttACAAtgagatcaagggaaagaatatcatacctttgaagactcatcttcaaacaccttcGATCACAAATGCTCGTCTAGTCTCCAAGATAgcaatcacgaacgctcgaacacaacgactcAATACAACACGATTAACCGGTAAAGTCAAACACActgatctccaagatcacgaacccaatgaacgacctccaaaacctcgactCAGTCGAGTTAAGTTAGACaacaccacaatggctaccttggtattctcaatgtgatAAATCCATaagtgtggacttggttagaggaagagatcggaggaataacaatcgtgtaaacgattgagcaagtgggagatgacaataatctatcgtataaacgaatgcccaatcgtttataATAAAgcaagctatcgtatagaaaaagctccgcgatcatttagaagatgaccaactgagtgaactattgTGTAGtatcactccacgatcgtctagtctcttttcagctatcgtttagtgaatcatattcacttgatagcctttcCGTGAGTGATTTCCGAGAATGACAACTCTTACAActacttctaaatttaggaaaacattttttcttttatctcaaggTTACCATGAAACCGCCAATAACGTCtcactcaattgattattagaaaaaatatatataattatcaaataatcaatattattataaatatatatgataatcaacttaccatactatatttataatctacagctttaatatttcatctcataaaacatataaactatagttctttttttatttcatggtacttaatgtaaatttcatttacattaatcttccatttgatgtatctcatacatcacaccgatcatatcatatataatcgtattttctcttgtcaatttgaacatttcaaatcaacatcaataactgattctcaacttgaatccattgagttaccaagggaccttatggatctgtagcttgaagctctaccggtacgtgaataactgactaaactctttaatcacgggatccaccatctttTAATTGCCAGacgctccactaaagatcgacaactgcactcttcttactacaaatatattttgtgtccatatcaaccattCAAcaatatgataacccttcatatatcgctcgtaaatacaactggaccaataaccattatgtccctgtagttacatctaactcctaagtaccactgatctctctaacgaacataagtcatagtcctactatgaccgagtcctctctcttccaaagagaagttgtggccgctatgttcaagacctggaatcagccctttagggagcaatctatctacttacccctattttgggaatgagtgaatttcatcttgtgtaactgagtttctagctccaaAATCAGACAAAACccccaaaaggtaggcatgttgagttgacaatctggccactctcacccatactaatcatcAGAGGACGctcctcaaaggcagaagttcctaaaATACTAAGGATTGAGGagatgttacctatggtcgtttaggtgagatgtaagtctcaagtatcaacggtgttatataaagagactagtcatctcgtggtccggtctcatacaaactctttgtacaggacatccctgctcacatgtctccacatgaatggtcagaatctaccatctataATAGTTcgcaacacttgcaaacctctacaaaaagaaccatatccgtagtgtcatcaggaccAGGTATCCCTTTataatccatatactacaaacctttttaggttatcacttaaggcatgatccacttgtatatctcatatacctGCTTGAgatttcatacaataaccatagagctttgtttattgtatacgagtaaatgctaaataaaataactcttattttattcataacaatgtgtacagtttacaaactacaagaccccgggagaattaggacaccaatcccaacagttttggtttgttttgtttttattattttcaatatatccaagttttcttcttcaagctGAAGTGAGACTAGTCCATTTGCATTTTGTTTCTCAATTTTGTAGTCTAATcattattctaatttttttcatcGCTCTACCCTTATAAATTTATTCTTCTACCTCTTGTATTTATTCTTCCGTCTCCTCATTATTTACGATTTCTTCCCTATCCTATTTACTTGCAACTTCATCTTTGTCACATTCTACTTCCTTAAATCCAACCAGTTTTTCTATAccaatatattatatttactacTATGTATGAACATTTGTATACGATCATACCTTACTCTCCCAAAGCTCTTCTTTAGGTTGGTTGTGGTCAATTatcctttcctttttcttaatttatgcTACAATTTTTACGTTATGTCGTGTTGCTACTTTGTTAGATCAACCAAATTTCTACACTAAGTATTTCTATCTAGTAATCTCATTGGTCATTTTTCTTTAGGACTTTTTTGGGGCAAGAAAGTTTTGTTATTCGAATcatatttttgtttgtattttcaaattttaagaaattttcatttttttttttcaaaaaaccaaaaataaaaggTTGGCTTTATtcgaaaagttaaaaaataaggCATATCAACCCATTTGAATACTAAGTAAATCTTGTTTGTTACGATTTTAAGCCTTTATTTTTCAGATTAATCAGTTATTTGTGTCCATaggcattttggtcatttaatatttattaattaataaccctaaaaattattttgtcattcttctaattttttcttttatattttccGAAATGAAACCTCATATTCTGTTATTCCCTATCTCCCCTCTTCCATCCTCTATAATTATTGACTTGGGCTAATTTTTGCTTTGGGCCCAACCTCTTTAGTGGGTTTGTGGCATGAGCTCGAGGCTAATTTGGACTTTAGACTAATTGGGCTTTGAACCCAATTACCACTAAATGGGCTTTGGGCTTGTTTGACCTTGAATCCGATTGTTATATGACTCTAAAGATACGCATGGTATCATTTGCTTAGTCAAATTTATCATCCAATATAGcttttttaaatttgagattaaatttatactaAACTCATCatctaattttaacaaaaagcAAGTTTAAATCTGTCCAAACTcatttagaaacaaaaaaaaaaaaagaaaaaagaaaaaagaaaatgaagtttCAGAAAGAACTCGACTTCAATGCATGCTCGTTGACCATTGGAACTGTTAAACATGTCtcaaaaaatcacaaaattagattaaaaaaaatttatataacatTTTCCTTCGAGGTCCCATCAATTTATTCTAGACACGTGTCTAAGAACTCATTAAACACGTGTATAAAGAAATACTTGGTTGCATGTTTTCAGTAGAAATTACATTTGAGAGTAAAAGCGTTTCgaaaattataacacttatcaAATCTTTTGAGtttcattttattgaaaataaaagcGAGTTGATATGATTTACCAAACAAACATgaaatttctttattatttactttcaCTTATTGagtctattttttgtttctctcACTAACTTGAGCATAATTCAACGggtaaaatatatttgattaaaaGCTTGAGATTCGAATCTATACTCCTAAATGTTATTAAACTAAACAAACACTTCTCTTGTTTTCCAAGTGTATTCATATAAATTATTAGCACGATGAGATTAGtggtagatttttttttgttggccAAAAATTATAGATACTCTCATATAAAGttctaaacttttatttttctctcatattgCTCCCTCACTTTTAGACAATAAATCAAGGTTAGAGGTATGGATCCTATATCATTGAATTCTTTCGAGTTAATAACTATTAGTTTATTTGAGAAGTTTGATATTTAGTTTACAGTTGTCTTGCATGTAAATGACTGACACGATATACTtcacaattcaaacttcttTTATCGTATTCGTCatactaaaaaggaaaaatctaaAACAAAACAAGACCTCTAAATTCATCTCATCCCACATTTATATTCACAAATCGCATTCGCGTTTCTCATCTAAACTTGTTTTTATATTCTTAACTTTCTAGAAAGGGTAAATAAGTAAATATACATGAGTGTGAGCAATAATTTgtacccaaaagaaaaaaaagggtgagtaataattatttgttgacTGTAGACATATTTTCTAACTTAATGTAAGAAATGGACATAAAGTATcaagtccaaaaaaaaaaaaaaaaagaaagagagaggacTTTATCAATTAGCTTCTCAAATGGGCATCTAatgtaattttctttaatttgtgttttcaaaaacaagaattttattcaaattatgattatttAACAAAATTTGGAATCATATCTGCTTTCCAAATCTCCATTCAAATttgattcttatttttttaataaaatcaaatcacCTCTCCAAccaaataaggaaaatatgGGGAAAAAAGTGAGAGAGAAGAATATATGCATtatctttttataaaataattgcatatgaatttgaaaaaaacaaCTCATCATTGACAATTTATTCTATTTCCATGTGATGGaagaataaggaaaaaaaaaaaaaaaaaaacaaaagtattatgtattattattattttttttaaatctcagGGTAcaacaaaatttgtaaatattctCAGAAACAGGTCACCAATCAggaattttattttcaaaattatttgaattaacttaaatatatgtttaattctACCTTCCATTTATattgttaaaataattaattagcttgtacttaacaaaaattaagtgaatttgcaaaaatagaaaaataagaaaaaacatttatacaaaataacacAACTTAATCTTTAATGGAGGTTGATAGAGGCTATAGAAATTTATTggtatttgtgaaaatttctaaaaaattaatcacccatttcaaagaaaaatcacCATTTATTTTGATtacttattttcaaattttcaatatgtaATCAATGCACTGATTtatatgaattaatttgaacaaattttttattatttctccCTGTCCTCACAATGATTCTTAATAATTTTTGGTTTCATCttcaacaaaaattaaaataaagagtACATCAAggtgaaaaatagaaaatcaaattatatatataaaaaaagactCCATTAAAATTAGCAGGCAAAATTGAACAGTAATAGATCTATACATTTCTGTTAGTTTCCCAAGAAAAATCTATGTTTAGTTATGAAATTGAAATATAGAAGTCAGTTTGGGATCTAATTCTTCACagaatttctaaaataaaaaataaaaattagtcgttgaagaatttcttcatcttcatcatcatcatcatcaattcCTTGTGgatttttctttaatcaaatgtGGTCTCAACTTCCTCACATCAGATAATTGAACTGGTTTGAGGAAGAATTCTTCCGCTCCTTCTTCCAAGCATCTGTTGATTCTTGAAGGAACATTCTCAGATGACATAATCACAACTGGTATGTCTTTAAATGATTTCGATTCCTGCAAAATTACACGGAATCAAATTAATGAGTGGTTGATTGTCAGTGGATTCGGAATGGAGAAAGAGGAGATTGGAAATTAGGGCAAACCTTGATCTTTCTAAGGAGTTCGTAGCCACTCATTCCAGGCATACTGTAATCCGTGATGATCAAATTTACATCCACGTCCTATATAATCGAGTAGATACAAGTTagagaaggaaagaaagaagagtGAATCCTGAGAAATAGAGTAAACAGAGAGAGAATTAGGGCTCGTACTTGATGATGTTGATTTGAGGGAGCGATTTTGGAGGAGTTTGTTTCTTCATCATGATTATGATCTTCAGCAAGACCGAGAAATTCCAAGGCCTTAGTACCGGAATCAACAGCAGTAACTAAAAACAGGAAATCAAAGAAAGTCGATTAGCCCTAAATCGAAGAAGAAAGCCGAATaatgaaagtaaaagaaaagaaatggtgAAATACCGTGATAGGAAGAGGTCTTGAGGAGGCGTTCGATCAATTTTCGATCGATGAAGCTATCATCAACAGCAAGAACATGGAAACGGGTGGTTTCAACAGCAACAACCATAGCTACGAAACggagaggaagagaagaaagaagaaggagattgaatttgaatttgaagaaggaaaagggaTTGAGGGAGTTATATATCTATGGATTGAATCCATAAAGGGGGAAGATCTTGAAATGCAACAGTTGGAAAGTGAGATCCGACAGATTTGATTCGGAATCGAGAGGATCTTGAAGGTTGATTTGGTTTAGATGGGGAGAGAGTCTTGGCCAATACTTTTAATTGATTTGGGAATTGAAAATGTTCGTTGATTTTCGAGCAGCCGTGGGCGCAGGCGCGCCCTGTTGTTTGTGATTGTGACCTTTTCGTAAAGGCTAAAGGCTGTGTAGTGGGTGGTGGTTGTTGTTGGTTGACTCTTGTGTGTGGTATACAAtaccttttttttaatcattctattttgacatctcaatttttatttttttagggaaaaagataaatttctatttagtttataatttttaaaatgtatacttataattttagtttttgaattccaaaattttgaattttatttcaatttaatccctaaaatttcaaaaaaattttcaataaatacTCATTTCAATATTTGACGTTAAtgtttgttaattaatttaaggtttaaatattaatttggtctctataattttgctttttattcattttaatacttatacttttaaaatgtccATTTTGGTTCATGTATTTTcaactttgattcattttggttcttgaacttttgaaaatgccactttttaaaaaaccaaaatgaacatatgaaaatataaaaaccaaaatgaatcaaagcAAAAACCACAtggaccaaaatagtatttaaaccttaattcaaaataattgtgaagtgaaaatttaaaagtgaTGGAAAAAGGatatgaaacttaattaattatatttcttacattcttttaaattaattaatagacataaacactaaaaactaaaaatgggtatttaattaaaaattgaggtTAGAAGTGTATATTTTGGAGCTTaggaattaaattaattatatttcttacattcttttaaattaattaatagacataaacactaaaaactaaaaatgggtatttaattaaaaattgaggtTAGAAGTGTATATTTTGGAACTTaggaattaaattgaaacaaaactcaaacttCAGgaggtaaaattataacattttaaaatttaaagactaaattgaaattaaattcaaaacttaagaactaaaactgtgacattttaaaacctagaaACTAAATGAAAAATAGGCTCAAAACCTAAGCGCAATGAAtgtatttatctttttaaaaatatttttgtttacttTTAGCAAGAGGATGTAGTTCAACTAATTTAGATATGTTGATGCCAAAATTTGAACGGAAAAAAATGCACCTGACCTCATGTCACTAAAGGAACCTACGAAGATCCTGAGCGAAAACGTGGAGATCctcccaattttattttcacataaTCACACAAATTTTATAGAATACTTATGcataatacaaaatttatagcatgcattaataagAAAGATAGAAAAGGAAATTAGAGTTtagaaactcttacctttgaagaaccaattTCCTCATGTAATTCCTCCTATGCAAAATGGCCACGAATAAATCACGAACAATCTTCGATGGTCATCACATATAACCTACTGTATTCTCTTTAGGAATGAGGATGACAAGAGTGATGGACTTTGTGAattttggtagagggaaaggaTTGAGAGGAAGAGAATGAGAGCAAAGAAAAAATTttgggagattttttttttcaaccaaCCACACATACACAGACATTTTGTGTTGAAGAAAAAACGTGAACAAACTGCAAGCCCACTCTTCAGGTTCTCTTAAAgagaattaaagggagggaagttatttctctaattgaatttaaaacaaaataaaataaaaaataaatttaatttaacttatagtttttatacggtacaaatacaatatactttatagttttaattctctcattaatgcatgatatttaatataaatttcatttatactAAATCTAATCATATAAAtccaattaatataattaatatttgaatcatattcaaatatttatttcctctcaaataaactttacattataatgtatcaaatacattatattaattatatcatatataattaaattatattaatcatatcacatataattaattctcttgaTTAATtacaacaattcaaattaatccaattttgattctcatttaatcccagCTACggaggagaccttatgaacctatagctcaaagctcgaatggtatttgaataattaattaaacttatttaattaaattattccatatccattaactgtcggacactccactaaagactgacaactgcactctttgcactatagatatatttctatatccattagatataaccagtcaacagtgggatgatttttcacaaattactcgtaagtacagctaggccaaaactATTGTTTtgcccatatagttacatctagtgcaaccgatccctctaatgaacaataaatcatagtctaatcatgaccaaacccctctcggccCAGGAagggtgtgatgccacattgttcaagccctaaaatcatcccttaagggagcagtttaactacttaccttgacgtcggggaatgagtgaattccgtcttgcgtagctgtgttcccagctccctataagacgaatccccaaaatggtaaacttATCGAGTCACAATTTGGcattttcacccatacaaatcaaagaaccgcattcataggcaggagttcacaactcacttaggatttggGTCATGTCACAtgtggtcatcctggtgaaatgtaagtctctattataaacgatgttatataatgagactagtcatttcatggtctggtcttaaacaaactcctttgtatagaatatccccactcatatgtttccacataaatgACGGGATCAGATCAtgtgtagcactttacaacaattgtaacatttataaaatggaccatattcgtagtgtcacaaggataaagtatgcaactttatccatctattacataccatttaggttatcacttaaacatgattca
Proteins encoded:
- the LOC120067804 gene encoding two-component response regulator ORR4-like, with protein sequence MVVAVETTRFHVLAVDDSFIDRKLIERLLKTSSYHVTAVDSGTKALEFLGLAEDHNHDEETNSSKIAPSNQHHQDVDVNLIITDYSMPGMSGYELLRKIKESKSFKDIPVVIMSSENVPSRINRCLEEGAEEFFLKPVQLSDVRKLRPHLIKEKSTRN